From Pelosinus fermentans DSM 17108, the proteins below share one genomic window:
- a CDS encoding response regulator transcription factor: MKSKIKIILADDHAVLRAGLKLLLNNESDFIVIGEASDGEKVLTLLEKIAADVLIIDLSMPNMGGLECIKEIKSRGYSIKILVLTMYEDEQYIKEAMRSGALGYVEKHAVDTELFIAVKAVHMGQRYLNPHNSQLLLNSLLTNTPKENADNPYTLLSPREREVLKYMVRGYSMSQTGKMLCLSVKTVDTYKTRMMEKLGLTKKSQLVDYALKYDLLPAKSE; this comes from the coding sequence ATGAAATCTAAAATTAAAATCATTTTAGCCGATGATCATGCTGTCTTAAGAGCCGGCTTAAAGCTATTGCTTAATAATGAATCTGATTTTATTGTAATCGGTGAAGCCTCTGACGGTGAAAAGGTCCTCACCCTTCTAGAAAAAATAGCTGCAGATGTGCTGATTATTGATTTATCTATGCCGAATATGGGCGGACTTGAATGTATAAAGGAAATTAAGAGCCGGGGATATTCGATCAAAATTTTAGTGCTCACCATGTATGAAGATGAACAATACATAAAGGAAGCCATGCGTTCTGGCGCTCTAGGCTATGTAGAAAAACATGCTGTTGATACCGAATTATTTATTGCGGTAAAGGCGGTCCATATGGGACAGCGCTATTTAAATCCTCATAACTCTCAGTTACTATTAAATAGTCTTTTAACAAATACGCCTAAAGAAAATGCAGATAATCCTTATACTCTATTAAGTCCTCGTGAGCGAGAAGTTTTAAAATATATGGTTAGAGGATATTCAATGAGTCAAACAGGCAAAATGCTCTGTCTTAGTGTTAAAACAGTGGACACCTACAAAACACGTATGATGGAGAAGCTAGGATTAACTAAGAAAAGTCAATTAGTGGACTATGCACTCAAATATGATTTATTACCAGCAAAAAGCGAGTAG
- a CDS encoding MFS transporter, with translation MFEGIIKFFTTGKDRPLMSGDQSQIAAAFNKLRWQVFTSITLGYALFYVLRLNFSVIKKPLMAAGVLNAQQLGIMGSVFFITYGIGKFTNSFLADRMNIKRFFALGLFLSSIITVIMGFCNEYLPLVVLWGINGWFQSFGAGPCIVALNQWFSNKERGTYYGIWFTSHNLGAAFTYMATAALVGAYSWRAGFIMPGIVCAVGSIFIYFFMSDRPETRGLPNVADFKNDHAAIVEKDKSVGSLQWEVVKRPAVWILGLSSCFCYIARYAIESWGIIYLTEAKGYTTMGASGVLSIMQFAGIFGALTCGLVSDKFFNHKRNLPCLIYGALYAAAIAAFVWAPANRWIDLSSMAVYGFTMGALVCYLGGLMAVDICPKRATGAAMGMIGLLSYGGAAAQEAISGYLINSHMTIVNGKKIYDFTLAADFWVASAVISMILAACVWNAKVKD, from the coding sequence ATGTTCGAAGGAATCATTAAGTTTTTCACAACAGGGAAAGATCGGCCTTTGATGAGCGGCGATCAGAGTCAAATCGCGGCGGCTTTCAATAAGCTACGCTGGCAGGTTTTTACATCAATTACCTTGGGGTATGCATTATTCTACGTTTTACGACTTAACTTCTCCGTAATTAAGAAACCATTAATGGCAGCAGGAGTATTAAATGCTCAGCAGCTTGGTATTATGGGCTCCGTATTTTTTATCACCTATGGTATTGGTAAATTTACCAACAGCTTCTTAGCTGACAGAATGAATATTAAACGTTTCTTTGCATTGGGACTTTTTCTCTCATCTATTATTACCGTAATTATGGGATTTTGTAATGAATACTTGCCGTTAGTTGTTTTATGGGGAATTAATGGGTGGTTCCAGTCCTTTGGTGCAGGTCCTTGCATTGTTGCTTTAAATCAATGGTTTAGTAATAAGGAACGCGGCACTTATTATGGTATTTGGTTTACCAGTCATAATCTTGGCGCAGCCTTCACTTACATGGCAACTGCAGCTCTCGTAGGAGCTTATAGCTGGCGGGCAGGTTTTATTATGCCAGGTATTGTTTGTGCCGTCGGTTCTATTTTTATTTATTTCTTTATGTCTGACCGACCTGAGACTCGTGGTTTACCAAATGTTGCAGACTTTAAAAATGATCATGCGGCAATTGTTGAAAAAGATAAATCTGTCGGCAGTCTGCAATGGGAAGTAGTGAAACGTCCTGCAGTTTGGATACTTGGTCTTTCTAGCTGCTTCTGCTATATCGCACGGTATGCGATCGAAAGCTGGGGTATCATTTATCTGACGGAAGCAAAAGGCTATACAACAATGGGCGCTAGCGGTGTCTTGTCCATTATGCAGTTTGCTGGAATTTTTGGTGCTCTGACTTGTGGTCTTGTATCAGATAAGTTTTTTAATCACAAACGCAATTTACCTTGCTTAATTTATGGTGCTTTATATGCTGCGGCAATTGCAGCCTTTGTGTGGGCGCCTGCTAACAGATGGATTGATTTGAGCAGCATGGCGGTATATGGCTTTACAATGGGAGCTTTAGTTTGCTATCTCGGTGGTCTTATGGCTGTTGATATTTGTCCTAAACGTGCCACAGGTGCGGCAATGGGAATGATCGGTCTCTTAAGCTACGGCGGAGCCGCAGCACAGGAAGCGATCAGCGGCTATTTGATTAATTCACATATGACCATTGTAAACGGCAAAAAAATCTATGATTTTACTCTTGCTGCTGATTTTTGGGTAGCGTCGGCTG
- the mqnE gene encoding aminofutalosine synthase MqnE, translating to MNIVLEQIEAKVMQGIRLNREDGIALFECNNLTWLGYLADIVRQNVSGDYVYYNVNRHINLTNICTARCELCAFGCDADSVHSYAMNKEKALEIAKQAAKDPDLRELHIVSGLHPDWPFSYYVDVIKELKQALPHIHLKAFTAVEIIYFSTISRKSVTEVLIELQDAGLDSMPGGGAEILSDRVRNEICPKKATAAEWLEVARVAHSLGIRSNASMLYGHIETVEERVDHLLSLRNLQDETGGFQTFICFPFHPNNTVLGERIERTSVWDELKTMAISRLMLDNFKNIKAYWVMLTLPIAQLALGFGANDIDGTVSEEKIMHAAGAKSATSLSKDTIIKTIRQTGRIPVERDSMYNIVNIL from the coding sequence GTGAATATAGTTCTAGAACAAATTGAGGCAAAAGTCATGCAGGGAATTCGTCTTAATCGAGAAGATGGCATTGCTTTATTTGAATGTAACAATTTGACTTGGTTAGGTTATTTAGCAGATATCGTTAGACAAAATGTGAGCGGCGATTATGTATATTATAATGTGAACCGTCATATTAACCTTACTAATATCTGTACTGCTCGTTGTGAGTTATGCGCTTTTGGATGTGATGCAGATAGTGTCCACTCCTATGCCATGAATAAGGAAAAAGCTTTAGAAATTGCTAAACAGGCAGCGAAAGATCCAGACCTTAGAGAACTGCATATCGTGAGCGGCTTGCATCCAGATTGGCCTTTTTCATACTATGTTGATGTAATAAAGGAATTAAAACAGGCATTGCCACATATTCATTTAAAAGCGTTCACAGCAGTAGAGATTATATATTTTTCTACTATTTCCAGAAAGTCCGTTACCGAAGTATTAATTGAACTGCAAGATGCTGGTTTAGACTCTATGCCTGGGGGTGGTGCTGAGATATTGTCAGATCGGGTAAGAAATGAGATTTGCCCTAAAAAGGCTACTGCCGCTGAATGGTTGGAGGTAGCTCGCGTCGCACATAGTCTAGGGATCCGCAGTAATGCTAGTATGTTATATGGTCATATTGAAACAGTAGAAGAAAGAGTAGATCATTTATTATCGTTACGCAATTTGCAAGATGAAACAGGCGGCTTCCAAACGTTTATTTGTTTTCCTTTTCATCCTAATAATACAGTACTTGGTGAACGAATAGAAAGAACTTCAGTATGGGATGAACTTAAGACGATGGCTATTTCTCGTTTGATGCTAGATAATTTTAAGAATATAAAAGCTTATTGGGTCATGCTAACACTGCCGATAGCTCAGCTTGCATTGGGATTTGGTGCAAATGATATTGATGGTACAGTAAGTGAAGAGAAAATAATGCATGCAGCAGGTGCAAAATCTGCTACATCATTGAGTAAAGATACGATCATTAAGACAATTCGTCAAACTGGGCGTATTCCAGTGGAGCGGGATTCTATGTATAATATAGTTAATATATTGTAA
- a CDS encoding ATP-binding protein, which translates to MKWLRQLSIYYKINGIIISMLLLLSIIIGFIMMDTTAKLLDQQIEKRGAEMAAYVAALSSNDILLDDNYALFDRINQTKNNTEDVRYILITDSAGRILAHTFAGNLPKGLPIKLSLYPRNEDGYQTMKFSSNEGPIREVIVPVENGAIGYVRVGMSEKSTQQLLSLKLYEFFITTLLVCLLAAMGSTYLAYLIIHPMRNLTKAAQQIQQGNFYVQTEIKTEDEVGRLAGVFNEMIESLKEKDFENNRLLKELRAKEEIRTVLLNKLFTIQEDERKRISRELHDETSQSMASLLAYMKVLLSKLTDENQRVLLLDARNVAINVLGGLRKMAVELRPPVLDDLGIVAAMDKYITNFSNQQGLRVSFFPPDEKLIINNQIALTLYRILQESLTNISKHAYATSVNITLEQDTGSIILRIDDNGLGIRSGAIEAARQKNRLGIYGMKERVELLGGNFTFHSLSGQGTTITVIIPITCLE; encoded by the coding sequence ATGAAATGGCTGCGACAATTAAGTATTTATTATAAAATCAACGGCATAATTATTAGTATGCTGCTCTTATTAAGTATTATTATTGGTTTTATTATGATGGATACCACGGCAAAGCTGCTTGACCAGCAAATTGAAAAACGTGGTGCTGAAATGGCTGCCTATGTTGCAGCTCTTAGTAGTAACGACATTTTATTAGATGATAATTATGCTTTATTTGACCGTATTAACCAAACTAAGAACAATACAGAAGATGTTCGCTATATTCTAATTACAGATTCTGCTGGCAGAATTTTAGCTCATACTTTTGCTGGCAATTTACCCAAGGGATTACCAATCAAGCTTTCTCTTTATCCTAGGAACGAAGATGGATATCAGACAATGAAGTTTAGCAGCAATGAGGGTCCGATACGAGAAGTGATCGTTCCTGTGGAAAATGGAGCCATTGGTTACGTTCGAGTAGGTATGTCCGAAAAAAGTACACAGCAATTACTCTCTCTTAAATTATATGAATTTTTCATTACTACACTCCTGGTTTGCTTATTAGCTGCTATGGGCTCTACATATTTAGCCTATCTTATTATTCATCCCATGCGTAATTTAACCAAAGCCGCCCAGCAAATTCAACAAGGTAATTTTTATGTCCAAACTGAAATCAAAACAGAAGATGAAGTTGGCCGCTTAGCCGGAGTATTCAATGAAATGATTGAAAGTTTAAAAGAAAAGGATTTTGAAAATAACCGCCTGCTAAAAGAATTACGCGCCAAAGAAGAGATACGTACTGTATTATTAAATAAACTTTTTACGATTCAAGAAGACGAGCGGAAACGGATTTCTCGTGAACTCCATGATGAAACCAGCCAATCCATGGCTTCCTTACTTGCCTATATGAAAGTGCTGTTATCAAAATTGACTGACGAAAACCAGCGTGTATTACTGCTTGATGCTCGGAATGTAGCGATTAATGTATTAGGCGGCTTACGAAAAATGGCAGTTGAACTTCGTCCACCAGTATTAGATGATTTAGGAATCGTAGCAGCAATGGATAAGTATATAACCAATTTCAGCAACCAACAGGGTCTTAGAGTATCTTTCTTTCCACCGGATGAAAAGTTAATTATCAATAATCAAATTGCTTTGACCTTATATCGTATTCTGCAAGAAAGCTTAACGAATATATCTAAACATGCCTATGCTACAAGCGTGAATATCACCCTTGAACAAGATACAGGTTCTATCATATTGCGTATTGATGATAATGGCCTTGGCATTCGTTCAGGAGCCATAGAAGCAGCTCGTCAAAAAAACCGTTTAGGGATATATGGTATGAAAGAGCGAGTTGAACTATTAGGAGGTAACTTTACCTTCCATTCCCTTAGTGGACAAGGTACAACAATTACGGTAATCATACCTATAACATGTTTGGAGTGA
- the phnD gene encoding phosphate/phosphite/phosphonate ABC transporter substrate-binding protein, with protein sequence MKLKFLTFSILMFLILFTNSCKSNTTPFIDFSQPSEFVSLQNNSNPDERPLLIALASVFSPHETITYYRQIADYVSKKTGRQTILVQRKTYAEVNMLLANGDVDIAFLSTGAYSSYRGMNEIELFVMAEHEGHSLYTPEIIVHRDSNIYTISDLQDKVFAFTDPLSYSGHMVMEEYLRQRNTDPEKFFKRYFYTYSHDKSIWAVATKVTDGASFDSQIYEYAKLKTPELAAKVRIIASMPSVPTGPVVISKRMNIQQKEQLRHIFLTMHEDPDTLAAMQHLVIDKFVFPTPELYEPLRKLYDRTNTFL encoded by the coding sequence GTGAAGCTAAAATTCTTAACTTTCAGTATTCTTATGTTTTTAATACTATTCACCAATAGTTGTAAAAGTAATACAACTCCCTTTATTGATTTTAGCCAACCATCAGAATTTGTCTCCTTACAGAATAACAGTAATCCCGATGAACGTCCTCTTCTTATTGCTCTAGCCTCTGTTTTTTCTCCTCATGAGACAATCACATATTACCGACAAATCGCTGACTATGTTTCTAAGAAAACAGGACGCCAAACCATTCTCGTACAGCGCAAAACCTATGCAGAGGTGAATATGCTTCTGGCAAATGGTGATGTTGATATTGCCTTTTTATCCACTGGAGCCTATAGTTCTTACCGGGGTATGAATGAGATTGAACTATTTGTTATGGCAGAACATGAAGGGCATTCTTTATATACGCCAGAAATTATTGTACATAGAGACAGCAATATTTACACAATTAGCGACCTGCAAGATAAAGTCTTTGCCTTTACTGATCCTCTTAGCTATTCTGGTCATATGGTTATGGAAGAATATTTGAGACAGAGAAACACTGATCCTGAAAAATTTTTTAAACGATATTTTTATACCTATAGTCATGATAAATCGATTTGGGCAGTAGCCACAAAGGTTACGGATGGGGCTAGCTTTGATAGTCAAATTTATGAATATGCAAAACTTAAAACTCCTGAACTTGCAGCAAAAGTGCGTATCATTGCTTCCATGCCTTCTGTACCAACAGGCCCTGTTGTGATTAGTAAACGCATGAATATACAGCAAAAGGAGCAATTACGCCACATTTTCCTTACTATGCATGAAGATCCTGATACACTGGCTGCCATGCAGCATTTAGTCATAGATAAATTTGTTTTTCCCACACCTGAACTTTATGAACCTTTGCGTAAATTATATGATAGGACAAATACATTCTTATGA